From the Rattus norvegicus strain BN/NHsdMcwi chromosome 15, GRCr8, whole genome shotgun sequence genome, the window CATaacactatatacacacacagagctcacaaaaatatttttaaaagattgtttttaaaaaagcaagtcatctacaaaaagaaaagaaaaaaggaaagagacagatggaaagaaagaagaaaggaagggagggaaggaagggagggagggaaaaggagagagagaaaagggagagagagatagagtgagagagagagaaagaaagagaatgagagaacGCACTAACATGACTTTTCAGCAAATTGTTcttttctatgtagtcctggaaaGTCAGAACTTAAGGCAGAGGCTTGTGAAGATGGGAGGCTTCAACAGGACAGGGCCTACTTAACTCAGGCTACGGCCTCACCCTGTTCCTACACTTCTGTAACCAgaggataaataaataagaggCTCTCAGTAAGATGCTTTCTCCTGGCTGGTTAATTGAACTGCCTTGAATGGTACTGGGCACAGTAAAGAGGCTTGTCAGATCTGCCTAATGGTGCTAACAGATCCTGATGGTTAGGGTGTAGCCTCAGGGAACTGAACCAAAACCCAAAGACGACCACTTAACAAGCTGATTGTGCAGCTCCAGTTCTGATTGTGCCCAGTGTGCCCAAActagcaatgtgaatgtgtacatgtgacTGAGATTTATGTTAAGACTGTAAATCAAATCTCCAGACAAGTCCAATGCCACCTTTTGTCTCTGCCCAAACCAGCTCTACTTCGCTGAAAAAAACAATTGCTAATAAACTCCCAAAACACTGCTGATCCTAATACATGTGGTAGTAACATTCCTGAGCCACCTGGTCCCAGAGTTCTCTCAATCCCATGGGGCAAGAAAGGTCGGGGTTCAGATAAAACACATGGCGGCAATCCTCATTAAGTCTGTAAGTCTGTAAGGTTATCAAATGTGTAGACCAGAAAGAAGGGCTAATACACAATTGTGCGAATAAAAAACTGAGTTCGGGATAATGAGAAAAATCACAGAAACTATGCACAGAAATAAGAAGGGGCAACTAAAAAGTCAGCATCAATGGATTGCCTCCTCACAATCAATCACTAATATTTAAATTCCTATACTATCACTAAAGTCTTCTCCTAGATGGAGTAGGGATTAGGCCAAAGTGATGGAAATGGTTCAGTTTGACTTTCCATTTAAAGCTCTTACAAACTTGAAATTTGTATTAAGGCTTCATcaaaattgggtattttttcaTTAGAGCGGTATTAACTACGACGACCACCAGAAGAGCtatttctttacatattcagtttCAGCTCCTAGCCAGCTGTTTGGCATTAGAAATGTGACAACATTTCTGAGTTTCCTTCCTGGATCCCAAGAAGTAAGAGTGACTTCACAGGCGACGACTTTCTACAAACTACCAAAGGGTACAGTGAGGACGAAGCTGCGTGCCAAAAGTGGGACATTATTATTAGGATACAGAATCATTACCCGCTAAGATGAAGCTGCCCACACAAGAGATGAAGCCAGAgaggaaagagttgaaggggaaGGTGCCCACGAGGAGACAGTAGCCGAACTGCAGCGCCCCGGTCAGCAATATATAAAGGAGATAGGCATCCAGCAACTTCAGCCGCTGTGGAGTGGAGCTCAAGTACTCCTCCAGGAACCGGGAGATGACGGACACCACAGACGCCGACATGACGAACCCGGGAACTTCGGATACCGGACGAACACAGGGTATGTGGCTCGCGCGTGCGCGTTAGCGGGCTCTAGCCACTCCCACGCCGGCGGGCCAATTGGGTCCGGGGTAAAAGCCAACCTTGGCGCCTCACAATTAATGCGCAGACGCAGACTACATCCCCAGACTGAAAACTACAGCCGGAAATAAATTAATGCGCCTGCGCATGGCCTATCTCCTCTCTGAAGACGTGTACTACATTCTTATTTCCGTCCTGCGTTTGTTGACGCCCACTGTTGCTCTGGCGACGAGATTTGTGACGGGAACAGGGGGAGAACTTTAACGGCGGACACAGAAGCATAACAGAGAGTTCCGGCTCTCTTTGAGTTCCTTGTCCTCAGTGGTGAAGCTTGGGAATCTGCTTAGAAACCAAGCTGGCGGTCCAGGGATTTAACCTGCCTGCCCCTAATCCTCTTAAAAGTTGTCTTCAGATGTCTGTGACCAATCATTAGAGCAGGACAAGGTCCTCCACAGTGAGAACTATGCTTATACGGGGCAAGCGCCAGTTTACACTGGCGGGAGAGGGTTGACCTCTACAGGATCCTGAACTGGAAGGCTGGATCTGGCCCCTACGAAGAACCTAACCCAGCAGGTATTCATTCATTCTACAAACGTTTATTGGGCACCACGGAGGGCCAGTAGCTTGTAGTTAAGTCGAGAAATTTTTAGGATAATCAATCACCGTCTAAAAAGAGAACTAGTCACTTGTGCATAGAGTGAAGGGTCAGGATCAGCAGCAATCCGCCCAAAACTATAATATCCAGAGATGTCAAGGTTGAAAGGCTCCGACGAGCATGTTTGGTTCAACCTTATCCTGTATGAAtcattttatagaaaaatgaaagtttGAGGTTTTAACAAGTACAATTAATTGCTTTTTAGCTAATCTCAATTGAAGAAAACTTTAGTTCTGCCCTCTGGTTTGCACTGCCCTTACAAGTTCACAAAATCCAGCCTTCTAAACCTAGTATTTTGTCTTTTGGTTGAAAAGCCTACCTGCGTATAATCCGGTACTTCATTTCCGCGTTTAAGTCACTTTCAACTGCCCTAACTAAAGAGAAGAGCAAAATTTTTAAAACAACTGAACTACTGTCACTTGTTATCTGTATTTAGCCCGCAACACTTAACACCACAATCCTATGAGGAATAAATAGCCCTGCCCAGGTTCCAGTGAATCATTCGTGTCCTTGGAAAGCATTAGTCTGTTAAAAGAGGTAAATCTGTATTCACAACGGAGACATTTGCACTCCTGAAGTGCTCTTGTGTTATTGTAGAGCAAGTGGGATGTGGAAGGATAGCCAGACTGGTTCCTAGTCCACATAATATGGCATGCATCTGAATTGAACCCTCCTCCCTGTCTCGTCACAAGTAGAACAGACTCCTCTGCTATTCAACTTAAGGCCAAGTGGGCTAACTGGCTGTTTCTACTCATCCAGTAATGAATTCTTCCAAAAGTTCCTATGCCATCACTCCAGTTCCTTCCAGTAGTGTCTTATAGCCTTGATCTATGTCAACTACCATCATTAACGTCTCCATAGGCGCTCCTCAAGAAGACAGAACCGATGTGAAACATCCCTTCTTGAGACAAGCACCCTCATTCTGAGACAAAGCCATTCTGAACTAGATTTTCTCAGCTACCTGAATTAACAATAAGGAAAAGTTTTGTGTTCAGCCTATGAGCTTATCTCACCTCTCAATAGGAAATCGTATCATTGTTGGTTTGAGTAGTGAGTCAGAGCATTAATATGTGTAAAAAGTTCATGTGCAGAAGAATAAGTAGATAAAAGTTCAAGTTCCAGGGTCAGAGAAAGAGGATTTTGAACTTTGATTCTACCTACTACTAATTATCTAACCTGAGACTGATCACTTAACTTTTAAttcttgctttccttctttctgttctttttttaatttgctatttattatttatgagtacactgtcgctgtcttcagacacaccagaaaagggcatcaggcTGGATTTTTGTGAACTTGTAAGGGCATCAGATcagatacagatggttgtgagccaccatgtggttgctgggaattgaactcaggtcctctggaagagcagtcagtgctcttaactgctgagccatccctccagcccccttttctgttctttttgccAAGGTTTCTTTATCTAGCCTAGCTTGGATCTTACTACATATCCCAGAGTGGAttcaaacttgcaatcctcctgcctctgcttaccaagtgctgaaattacacaTGTATACACCACTATGGTCTCATTTTCCATTCCCATGGCCATGGAAATAACAATACCTGGATCACACCACTGTTTTGTTGGGATTAAATGAAATAATGTCAAATATTAAGCACTTAGCAAAGTCCAGAGCCCACAGTAAATGTCCAGAAGATGTTTGCACTTGCTAACAATTATTCGTTCTGACACAAACTACCTCTGTTTCCCAGGTAATTAAAAGTGGGCATACTGCAAAGCTCCAATAATTTGGGCATGCAAAAGATGGTACGAGGACTGCAAATCAGATAGCTGGCAAAAGACAAATTAGGTTTAAAGTTAAATCAGAAGTCAGAAGACCTTAGAGGCCTCATAACTAAGATACTCCACAACATAAGATAATGGGAGAGTAGAGGGGCAACAGGGTACCCATGATTTTCCTATCCTTTCTCCTAATAAattatagggttggggatttagctcagtggtagagcgcttgcctagcaagcacaaggccctgggttcagtccccagctctggaaaaaaaaaagaaatgtaaataagaaattatatTATTTACTAAGACAAATACACATCCTCCAAAGTAGAAAAAGACTCTTGTAAAGGAtatatatctctgtctctctctctctctgtctctgtctctctgtgtgtgtgtgtgtgtgtgtatgtggttttcctttatattttctctttggcCTTGACTCACTCACTACTCTCTACTCTCACATGTAAACATCCAGTTTTTAAACTTTGGTCCCAGTTAGACCAAGACCCTTCTTTCCTTGTTCCCTAGTTCAGCAAATAAAGCTGCCTAGTTGTGTTTGGGACCATGAAGGGCAAATACTGCATCTCTCACtggattacttttaaaaaaaataatggaatCTAATATCAACACAAAGAAAAGTGCTCTCAAGTATGGTGTGTGTTTTCTGATCCAATTTCTAGTTAAGCGCAGATGTCTCCAGAGGGCCTGCATCCCTTTATTCAGTCGTTCCTGGAGTACAGCGACTCAGAATCATTTGTCTGGTTTCCTTCTCCAGCTCTTTGTGGGGTGGGGGTCCCATAAAAGCTTCAATCTTGTCTTCTCTGACAACAAAAAGTAATTTGTCATGTGTATTTAACCTTAGCACACGGTTACTAAGAATTGTTGAGCTGTCTACAACACAGATCTGAACGTCTCATGATCGAGCAGCTCTTACCCTGTTCAGTAGAATTTTCTTTAATGAAAATACCTTTTGCCAGTCAGTACGGGAACAACTAGACATGTGTGGCTACCTGAGCAGTGGAAACACAACTAAGAGGAGCCAAggaaagtttgtttgttttttgttaactTAAAGCTAAGCCAGAGGCTGGATAAAGGACCAGTAATAAGAGTTGTTCAGGTCCTGggagaggacttgagttcagttcccagcacccaggtcaggtagctcacaaacacctgtgacGCCAGCTCTACTGAAATCTGACATGCTGTTTGGCCTGTATGGCCCTCCACTCTCCCATGTCCCTACCTCACCTACTGAATCCCCTCCCACACAAaattgaatcttaaaaaaaaaaaaaaaaaaaaggagccgcATACAGCTATCACTGGATGGAGGACtttgaagctgcttcatttagtACCTCTAAGACTTACCTTGAGCACTAAAACCCATTTGACCCCAGCAACACCCATTTGAAGGAATGATGTAACCTTCCAGGTCTGGGATATCAGCTTCTGAGCTCCACCTACTCTGCAGTGTTTAATGATAACTTGCAGGCCCAGGAAAGAGGTTGGCAAATGAAACTCTATTCCTAGAAACTACATGAGTAGGTCACAGAAATGCTCAGTgcttaggagcacttgttgcccTCGTGGAagatctgggtttggttcccgCACCAACATGGAGGCGAATAACCCCCTATACCTCCTGTTCccggagatctgatgccttcttctgacctcttaaagaaacaaatatgcgggttggggatttagctcagtggcatagcgcttgcctagcaaacgcaaggccctgggttcggtccccagctccgaaaaatagaaaaaagaaaaaaaaaaacaacaaagaaacaaatatgcATTTGGTACACGTTTGAGCCaaacactcgtacacataaaataatctaaatCTTTTAAAGAGTATAATATCatgcatgtttttaaaaatatggcttTTAGACAGGATACATTCTTCCATATGTGTACATCATGTGCCTTGACTTCAAGAAGagaataatttcttctctccagAGGCCTGTCTAGAGTAGGTACCAAGAGTCCCTTTCATTGTGTATAATTCTAGCTGATCCACCCAGTCCTGTGCTATATCAGTTCTGGGAATACCTTAAGGATAACTTTGGTTATAGAAGACActtttcatatatttgaatttctTCCTTCTAAGCAACCATGTTAAGCTTATTTGGCACATGTGAAGACAGACCACAAATGCTGTCTGCACTGTGTATTTCTAGTGTCTAGAGTCCTAAGTCCTAGACTTCCACCTCATCAGCCTTCCTTCAAAAGGACCCACATTTTATAGGTTATCCAGATTATGGGAATTTCTGTTGTCCTGTGATAACATCTGGGAATTTCTGTAATGTCCTTTAGATTGTAACCCCCAGAACACCAGCACTTAGTACTTTATTCTGTCAGCCACCATCATGCTTCTGCTGACTAACCTGTTCGGTCATGCATTTACCAAGTGCCCTGCTGTAGGCAGAGAGCAAGCAGAGTACTAAACAGACAAGACTCCCCCTGAAACTGTCTCTGGTGGAGCAGAGAATGAGTAAGAACTATGCAAGAGCCTTTCAAAGTGGTGttctgaagaaaataaacaagggTCATCTGGTGCCCTGATGATGGGGGTCTCTTTTAGAAGAAGGGAAGTTTGAGCTAAGTTCTGACTCATAGGAGTCTGTGGGGACCACCagaaaagattattttctttctctctatcatGGATTCTTTGTGCCAACATAATGTTTGGCTTTGGACATAAAATATACCATCGTTCAAATTACGTGTGCTAAATGCTTCTTTGAATTACCTTAGCCACACTCCAGAAGAAGCAACCAGACAAAATGACTTGCCCAAGATCAGGAAATGAATGACAAAGCCAAAAACGTGAACTTAACCCAGACTTCTGACCATGGGTTCTATTTGTTTAATTAACTAGTGGGTtttctggaacaccagcaccctcaatgcttctttttttttttttttaaatgctgcttCCTAGCCTCAAATCAAACGAGCAGAAATAGATTCTGAGGACGGAATCAGGAGACTGTGTTGCTAACAAGCCTTCCCAATGACTGTGTGTATAGTGAATTGTAGGACCACTGGGTCTGGCTAAAATCATGGCTGGAAATTTCTAAAAATCCCAGTTCTCTTAAACTTTAAACCCTTGTAATGATCCGCCGTTTAACACTGTGTTTCTGGAAAGAAGAAATCTCAGGTTCTCCTAGGTCTTTCAGGAAGATCTAAGAAAAATACTTTAGGACTGGAACATAGCTCAGCTGCTGAAGTTCCTAGCTAGCAAGCAGgaaggaggccctgggttcaatccccaatcCCGAATCAACATGCCGGGCCACGcactctgtaatcccagcactccagaggaagGAACAGGAGAATTCGGAAGCACAAGGTCATCTTCAGATACACATC encodes:
- the Dad1 gene encoding dolichyl-diphosphooligosaccharide--protein glycosyltransferase subunit DAD1 isoform 2 (isoform 2 is encoded by transcript variant 2), encoding MSASVVSVISRFLEEYLSSTPQRLKLLDAYLLYILLTGALQFGYCLLVGTFPFNSFLSGFISCVGSFILAVCLRIQINPQNKADFQGISPERAFADFLFASTILHLVVMNFVG
- the Dad1 gene encoding dolichyl-diphosphooligosaccharide--protein glycosyltransferase subunit DAD1 isoform 1 (isoform 1 is encoded by transcript variant 1); translated protein: MSASVVSVISRFLEEYLSSTPQRLKLLDAYLLYILLTGALQFGYCLLVGTFPFNSFLSGFISCVGSFILAGHQAHKWYTDLHEDKIPVCLRIQINPQNKADFQGISPERAFADFLFASTILHLVVMNFVG